One genomic region from Blattabacterium cuenoti encodes:
- the metG gene encoding methionine--tRNA ligase: protein MKKSNKYTVTAALPYANGPIHIGHLAGVYFPADVFVRYLRRKNKDVIFICGSDEHGVPIAMQAKKEKKTPKEIVNKYHHMIKNCFTNFGIQFDNYSRTSTEIHYEISTSFFKKLHEKKKIFEKVSEQYYDEEAQQFLADRYISGICPHCQKEEAYGDQCENCGSSLIPEDLIHPKSTISGSFPVLKKTKHWYFPLNQYQKFLEEWILISHQKDWKVNVYGQAKSWLDQGLKPRAITRDLNWGVPVPISKEMGKVLYVWFEAPIGYISSTIEWSKRKKIDWKPYWKDKKTKLIQFIGKDNIVFHCIIFPVILKAYDDGYILPDKILANEFLHLENKKISTSKNWAVWAHEYLEDFPNQQDTLRYILIANMPDKKDNNFNWKDFQRKNNTELVAILGNFVNRSLTLVKKYNNGIVPNPGILSIKDKNILKRIKNYPEHIGDLIESYKFKESLAYFMSLAKLGNKYLTEEEPWKKKEKERVETILYVSLQIVGMLAQLAEPFLPKTAKKLLDMLRLKTFFWNQIKEKILCPGHLLGNSTLLFEKVTNESIEKQLIKLEKRQHESKKSF, encoded by the coding sequence ATGAAAAAATCAAATAAATATACAGTCACTGCTGCTTTACCATATGCAAATGGACCAATTCACATAGGTCATTTAGCAGGAGTTTATTTTCCTGCAGATGTTTTTGTTCGTTATCTGAGACGAAAAAACAAAGATGTTATTTTTATATGTGGATCGGATGAACATGGAGTTCCTATTGCTATGCAAGCTAAAAAAGAAAAAAAAACTCCTAAAGAAATAGTAAATAAGTATCATCATATGATTAAAAATTGTTTCACGAATTTCGGTATACAATTTGATAACTATTCCAGAACTTCTACAGAAATTCATTATGAAATTTCTACTTCTTTTTTCAAAAAACTTCATGAAAAAAAAAAAATTTTTGAAAAAGTATCCGAACAATATTATGATGAAGAAGCTCAACAATTCTTAGCGGATAGGTATATATCCGGGATTTGTCCTCATTGTCAAAAAGAGGAAGCTTATGGAGATCAGTGCGAAAATTGTGGAAGTTCGTTAATTCCTGAAGATTTAATACATCCAAAATCTACCATAAGTGGAAGCTTTCCAGTTTTGAAAAAAACTAAACATTGGTACTTTCCTTTGAATCAATATCAAAAATTCTTGGAAGAATGGATTTTAATTAGTCATCAAAAAGATTGGAAAGTGAATGTATATGGACAAGCAAAATCTTGGTTAGATCAAGGATTAAAACCTCGTGCTATAACGAGAGATTTAAATTGGGGAGTCCCTGTTCCAATTTCGAAAGAGATGGGAAAAGTACTGTATGTCTGGTTCGAAGCTCCTATAGGATATATTTCGTCTACTATAGAATGGTCTAAACGAAAAAAGATAGATTGGAAACCTTATTGGAAAGATAAAAAAACTAAATTAATTCAGTTTATAGGAAAAGATAATATTGTTTTTCATTGCATTATTTTTCCAGTCATCCTTAAAGCATATGATGATGGATATATCCTTCCGGATAAAATATTAGCTAATGAATTTCTCCATTTAGAAAATAAAAAGATATCTACTTCTAAAAATTGGGCAGTATGGGCTCATGAATATCTAGAAGATTTTCCAAATCAACAGGATACACTTCGTTACATTCTCATTGCTAATATGCCAGACAAAAAAGATAATAATTTCAATTGGAAAGATTTTCAAAGAAAAAATAATACTGAATTGGTTGCTATATTAGGAAATTTCGTCAACAGAAGCCTAACTTTAGTTAAAAAGTACAACAATGGCATTGTTCCTAATCCAGGGATTTTATCTATAAAGGATAAAAATATTTTAAAAAGAATCAAAAATTATCCAGAACATATAGGTGATTTGATTGAATCCTATAAATTCAAAGAATCCTTGGCATATTTTATGAGTTTAGCTAAACTCGGAAACAAATATTTAACAGAAGAAGAACCTTGGAAAAAAAAAGAAAAAGAACGTGTAGAAACCATTCTTTATGTTTCTTTGCAAATTGTTGGAATGTTAGCTCAATTAGCTGAACCCTTTCTTCCCAAAACTGCAAAAAAATTGTTAGATATGCTTCGTTTGAAAACTTTTTTTTGGAATCAAATAAAAGAAAAAATTTTATGTCCAGGACATTTATTAGGGAATTCCACATTATTATTTGAAAAAGTAACTAATGAAAGTATTGAAAAGCAACTAATAAAATTAGAAAAAAGACAACATGAATCCAAAAAAAGTTTTTAA